The following proteins are co-located in the Spinactinospora alkalitolerans genome:
- a CDS encoding NADH-quinone oxidoreductase subunit K, protein MTTPSFILIIAVGVLYSGGFYLLLQRALMRVVFGIVMLGHAANLSLILTDEAITVPPLLGGAAGEMSDPLPQAMALTAIVITFGVTTFLLALAYRVWLGDENDEVPDDVEDRRIMRLTEPEDSS, encoded by the coding sequence GTGACCACGCCCAGCTTCATCCTGATCATCGCTGTCGGCGTGCTGTACTCCGGCGGCTTCTACCTGCTGCTGCAGCGGGCGCTGATGCGGGTGGTCTTCGGCATCGTCATGCTCGGCCACGCCGCCAACCTCTCCCTGATCCTCACCGACGAGGCCATCACCGTGCCGCCGCTGCTGGGCGGGGCCGCGGGTGAGATGTCGGATCCCCTTCCGCAGGCCATGGCGCTGACCGCCATCGTCATCACGTTCGGCGTCACGACGTTCCTGCTCGCGCTCGCCTACCGGGTGTGGCTGGGCGACGAGAACGACGAGGTGCCCGACGACGTGGAGGACCGGCGCATCATGCGGCTGACCGAGCCGGAGGACTCCTCGTGA
- a CDS encoding Na+/H+ antiporter subunit D has product MNVLLAIPFVVPLLGAAVTLLLRRTPRSQQIVGTLTLAVVVADAALLLRETADGTVVVSQAGGWPAPLGITLVADPMAALLVLVSSVVLLIVLLYAIGQDIGGLSRATPQIFHPIYLVLTAGVCLSFIAGDLFNLFVGFEVMLTASYALITQAPTRARVRASMIYTTISLTSSILFLTGIALVYALTGTVNMADIAEKLGAAPPELRMVLALMFFVVFGIKAAIVPMHFWLPDSYPVALTRISAIFAALLTKVAVYAIVRTQTLLFVRDDISAVLLWAAIATMLVGIFGALVQDDVNRVVSFALVSHIGYMILGLGIGTVAGIAGVIVYLVHHIVVQATLFLVNGLMRQYVGHTSLRAIRGLTTVSPALALFFFLPALSLAGMPPFSGFIAKVALFEAGIAAGGWLVHTGVAVGVLTSLLTLIAVFRIWTRAFWGTPLPDMVEAKEQLRRGANLGGLRFMTAMTGVMVGVGLFVMAAGGPLAEVGFTAARDLVDGDAYIEAVMGEGAG; this is encoded by the coding sequence GTGAACGTCCTCCTCGCCATCCCCTTCGTGGTGCCGCTGCTGGGCGCGGCGGTGACCCTGCTGCTGCGGCGCACCCCCCGCTCCCAGCAGATCGTCGGCACGCTGACGCTCGCGGTCGTGGTCGCCGACGCCGCTCTGCTGCTGCGCGAGACCGCCGACGGCACCGTCGTGGTGAGCCAGGCCGGCGGCTGGCCGGCGCCGCTGGGCATCACCCTGGTCGCCGATCCCATGGCCGCACTGCTGGTGCTGGTCTCCTCGGTGGTCCTGCTGATCGTGCTGCTGTACGCGATCGGCCAGGACATCGGCGGCCTGAGCCGCGCCACCCCGCAGATCTTCCACCCGATCTACCTGGTGCTGACCGCCGGCGTCTGCCTGAGCTTCATCGCCGGCGACCTGTTCAACCTGTTCGTCGGCTTCGAGGTCATGCTGACCGCCAGCTACGCGCTGATCACCCAGGCCCCCACCCGGGCCAGGGTGCGCGCCAGCATGATCTACACGACGATCAGCCTGACCTCGTCGATCCTGTTCCTGACCGGGATCGCGCTGGTCTATGCGCTCACCGGCACCGTGAACATGGCCGACATCGCCGAGAAGCTCGGCGCCGCACCGCCCGAGCTGCGCATGGTGCTGGCGCTGATGTTCTTCGTCGTGTTCGGCATCAAGGCCGCGATCGTGCCCATGCACTTCTGGCTGCCCGACAGCTACCCGGTCGCGCTCACCCGGATCTCCGCGATCTTCGCGGCGCTGCTGACGAAGGTCGCGGTGTACGCGATCGTCCGCACCCAGACGCTGCTGTTCGTCCGCGACGACATCTCGGCGGTGCTGCTGTGGGCGGCGATCGCGACGATGCTGGTCGGCATCTTCGGGGCGCTGGTTCAGGACGACGTCAACCGGGTGGTGTCGTTCGCACTGGTCAGCCACATCGGCTACATGATCCTCGGACTGGGGATCGGCACCGTCGCCGGTATCGCCGGGGTGATCGTCTACCTCGTGCACCACATCGTGGTGCAGGCGACGCTGTTCCTGGTCAACGGGCTGATGCGGCAGTACGTGGGGCACACGTCGCTGCGCGCCATCCGCGGTCTGACGACGGTGTCGCCGGCGCTCGCGCTGTTCTTCTTCCTGCCGGCGCTGAGCCTGGCCGGGATGCCGCCGTTCTCCGGGTTCATCGCCAAGGTCGCGCTGTTCGAAGCCGGTATCGCGGCCGGAGGGTGGCTGGTCCACACGGGTGTCGCCGTCGGTGTGCTCACCAGCCTGCTCACGCTCATCGCGGTCTTCCGCATCTGGACGCGGGCGTTCTGGGGGACGCCGCTGCCGGACATGGTCGAGGCCAAGGAGCAGTTGCGCAGGGGCGCCAACCTCGGAGGGCTGCGGTTCATGACGGCCATGACCGGCGTCATGGTCGGCGTCGGCCTCTTCGTGATGGCGGCGGGCGGTCCGCTCGCCGAGGTCGGCTTCACCGCGGCGCGGGACCTGGTCGACGGCGATGCCTACATCGAGGCCGTGATGGGGGAGGGAGCAGGGTGA
- a CDS encoding Na+/H+ antiporter subunit E, translated as MNEADLTPAANRGSDSSSSAVEAGHSRTKRLLMRLPTVLLLTVMWAVLWGDPAPGTLIAGFAVASMCYSVAKLPHIPVRLVFRPFAALRLAGRIGYDLFASSTHVAFHVLWRPKRVRGAIVAVPMRTDSDFLLAMVSVGLSMVTGSLVIELNRNQGVIYVHGIPIDSPDAVEGLRRQVRRTEKLFVRAFGTAEDLADFDRAEREFVAAIERNERGAS; from the coding sequence GTGAACGAGGCCGACCTGACCCCCGCGGCCAACCGCGGTTCCGATTCGAGCTCCAGCGCGGTGGAGGCGGGGCATTCCCGGACCAAGCGGCTGCTCATGCGGCTGCCCACGGTGCTCCTGCTGACCGTGATGTGGGCGGTCCTGTGGGGCGACCCCGCTCCGGGAACGCTCATCGCGGGCTTCGCCGTGGCGTCGATGTGCTACTCGGTGGCGAAGCTGCCGCACATCCCGGTGCGGCTGGTCTTCCGCCCCTTCGCCGCGCTGCGGCTGGCCGGCAGGATCGGCTACGACCTGTTCGCCTCCAGCACGCACGTGGCGTTCCACGTGCTGTGGCGGCCCAAACGCGTCCGGGGCGCGATCGTGGCGGTGCCGATGCGCACCGACTCCGACTTCCTGCTGGCCATGGTCAGCGTGGGGCTGTCGATGGTCACCGGCAGCCTGGTGATCGAGCTCAACCGGAACCAGGGCGTGATCTACGTGCACGGGATCCCGATCGACTCCCCCGATGCGGTGGAGGGGCTGCGCAGGCAGGTGCGCCGGACCGAGAAGCTGTTCGTCCGGGCGTTCGGCACCGCCGAGGACCTGGCCGACTTCGACCGGGCCGAACGCGAGTTCGTCGCGGCGATCGAGCGGAACGAGAGAGGAGCGTCATGA
- a CDS encoding monovalent cation/H+ antiporter complex subunit F: MSGLDYVYVAVFTMLGVGAVCTLIRLVRGPSVLDRIVSLNALSVLLVSAIAVEGAIRQDDAYVGLMVTIALLGFLGPLTAARFAERRTYDRE, from the coding sequence ATGAGCGGCCTGGACTACGTCTACGTCGCGGTCTTCACCATGCTGGGGGTCGGAGCGGTGTGCACGCTCATCAGGCTGGTCCGCGGTCCGTCGGTGCTCGACCGGATCGTCTCCCTGAACGCGCTGTCGGTGCTGCTGGTCAGCGCGATCGCGGTGGAGGGCGCGATCCGGCAGGACGACGCCTACGTCGGGCTGATGGTGACGATCGCGCTGCTGGGGTTTCTCGGACCCCTGACGGCGGCGCGCTTCGCGGAACGGCGGACCTATGACCGCGAATGA
- the mnhG gene encoding monovalent cation/H(+) antiporter subunit G produces MTANDWITAVLVPTGALFAMIGTIGLVRFPTLLTRLHAATKPDTVGLLLILLGSAFQLPDLGAAVPLALVAMFQLATAPVLAPTLGRVAYSRGETNEEYLVVDELAEAVEHARADEHARAGPEDERG; encoded by the coding sequence ATGACCGCGAATGACTGGATCACCGCCGTGCTGGTGCCGACCGGGGCGCTGTTCGCCATGATCGGCACCATCGGCCTGGTGCGGTTCCCGACCCTGCTGACCCGCCTGCACGCCGCGACCAAGCCCGACACGGTCGGGCTCCTGCTGATCCTGCTGGGGTCGGCCTTCCAGCTCCCCGACCTCGGCGCGGCCGTTCCGCTGGCGCTGGTGGCGATGTTCCAGCTCGCCACCGCTCCGGTGCTCGCCCCGACGCTGGGCCGGGTGGCCTACAGCCGGGGCGAGACCAACGAGGAGTACCTGGTGGTCGACGAGCTGGCCGAGGCCGTCGAGCACGCCAGGGCCGACGAGCACGCCCGAGCCGGTCCGGAGGACGAGCGCGGGTGA